CCATAAGAATCATCTCATCCCTATGCTGAGGACGAGTGACCACCAGCTGATACCGTCGAACCTCAGGAAATTTAGAAATCGCTTCATCCGTCTGCTTGGGATGGACAAACATCCCCCTCACCCTGACAGCCGCACCAGACCTCCCCATAATCTTCGGTAACCTGGGGGTTGTTCTCCCACAAGCACAGGGCTCATCATCAAACATAGATAAGTCACCAGTGCCAAACCGAATCAAGGGATAAACTTCGTCAAACGGCGTGACTACCACCTCACCCTCCTCACCAGGACCAAGCTGCTCCCCCGTCACTGGATCCACTATCTCAACTATGGCATCAGCAGTAATGTGCATACCGCACTGCTTATCACAACCTGTAGCTACAGTACCAATATCAGCCGTAGCATAAGAATCTCCACCCATACACATGATGCCGTATTTCTCCTGAAACATCTTCCGTAGTGGATCACCACCCATTTCCCCACCCACCATAGCAAACTTTAAGTTGAAGTCCTTCTTGAAATCATAGCCCATCTCCTCAGCCTTATCTATAATAATCTTCAGAAAACTGGGAGTGCCAACGAAACCATGTACTTTAAGGTCATGCATAATCTGCA
This region of Chloroflexota bacterium genomic DNA includes:
- a CDS encoding phenylacetate--CoA ligase yields the protein MEKKESRPLPHELERMPPKERQGYLEERMREIIAYAYERAPAVKERFDKAGVKPKDIRSVKDLEKIPMLRKDDLIALQKENPPFGGYLAVPIDSLERIYQSPGPIYDPQRKRGFGPGGLGSDIGKGQIVMNTWSYHITPAGLGVDQLLRSLGFTVVPSGTGNTELQVQIMHDLKVHGFVGTPSFLKIIIDKAEEMGYDFKKDFNLKFAMVGGEMGGDPLRKMFQEKYGIMCMGGDSYATADIGTVATGCDKQCGMHITADAIVEIVDPVTGEQLGPGEEGEVVVTPFDEVYPLIRFGTGDLSMFDDEPCACGRTTPRLPKIMGRSGAAVRVRGMFVHPKQTDEAISKFPEVRRYQLVVTRPQHRDEMILM